A stretch of DNA from Oryza brachyantha chromosome 9, ObraRS2, whole genome shotgun sequence:
gATGCTCTCCCGCGCCCGGCGCCTCCACCCCGCTCTCCGCGGCATCCTCCGCCCAACCCCTCAGCCCgcccgccctcctcctcctccttcctcatCTCCCGGCCCCGTCTTCTCCCAAACCCCTAAACCCTTCTTCTTCCCTCTCCTCCGCTGCCACCTCtcgtccacgccgccgccgctggagaAGTCGTTGGCTCCGGTGAAGGTGAATTCTGACCTCCCTGCGGTCAACGGGAATGGCCTCTGCCCCGGGTGCGGCATCGCGATGCAGTCCGCGGACCCGTCCCTCCCGGGCTTCTTCACCCTCCCGTCCCCGAAGTCCCCCGACTACCGGGCGCGCCTCGCCCCCGTCACCGCCGACGACACGCGCATCTCGGCCTCCCTGAAGAGCGGAAAGCTCCGGGAGGGCCAGGAGGCGTCAcgggagggcgaggcggaggcggtggcggcggagaaggaggggaggaaggaggacaAGGTGGTCGTGTGCGCGCGCTGCCACTCGCTGCGACACTACGGCGTCGTCAAGCGCCCCGAGGCCGAGCCGCTCCTCCCGGACTTCgacttcgtcgccgccgtcggcccgCGCCTCGCGTCGCCGTCTGGTGCCAGGTCGCTCGTGCTGCTCCTCGCAGACGCGTCGGACTTCGACGGGTCCTTCCCGCGCGCCGTGGCGCGCCTGgttgcggcggccggggaggccCACGGCTCCGACTGGAAGCACGGCGCGCCGGCTAACCTTCCCCGCGCGCTGCTCGTGGTCACCAAGCTCGACCTGCTCCCCACGCCGTCGTTGAACCCCGACGACGTGCACGCCTGGGCGCACGCCCGAGcccgtgccggcgccggcgccgacctgCGCCTCGCTGGGGTGCACCTCGTCAGCGCCGCGCGCGGGTGGGGCGTGCACGACCTGCTCGGCCACGTTCGCCAGCTCGCTGGGCCGCGCGGCAACGTGTGGGCAGTAGGTGCGCGAAACGTCGGCAAGTCTACGCTGCTCAACGCCATTGCCCGGTGCTCCGGGGTAGAGGGTCCACCCACCTTGACGGAGGCGCCGGTGCCGGGAACGACCCTCGATGTGATCCAGGTGGATGGCGTTCTTGGATCTCAGGCAAAATTGTTCGACACACCGGGATTGCTTCATGGTCACCAGCTGACATCGAGACTGACTCGCGAGGAGCAGAAGCTTGTTCGAGTGAGCAAGGAAATGCGGCCGAGGACATACAGATTAAAGGTTATATTCTTTTTCACCTCACCCAACCCCAGTCGTGTTTgtgattattttcttttgttcagcGCAACTGCACAAGTAACATAATTGCTACTCATCATTTTCTTAAGTTCAGCACAAGTGTCTTGTTAACTACTCGAGGTTTTCTGTAGTTCTCTGCAACTGAACTGAAGCTGCTTTGCTGAAGCAATTAATTGTGTTACATCATTGAAAGTAGTTTAGGACACTAATTGTTGTGGAAATGAAGTACTGAAATTCTAGCTTGTTCTAGTTatttataacaaattgaaTCTTCTTTGGTTAAAACAACAGCTGTGCACCCCTAGTGATAGCGAAGCAATTGTGATATTGAACCTGACAGATACATGATAATGGATTGACAGAAAATTTATACCGCTTTGCAGTTAGGGAATTCCAAGTCTTAGACTCAATTCTTAGAATTATGACTAGGAATCATGGCTGGCTCAATCTAGAATTACTTGCACCTTTGGTTTACGAATAGGCAATCACTTTTGCTACAGAATTTCTTTGCTTTTACTAATTCCGCATATGTAATGACGCATActtgtaatttgttttgtaaccTCTGCAGACGGGGCAGTCTGTACATATCGGTGGGCTGGTGCGCCTGGACATTGAAGATTTAACTGTAGGATCAGTGTATGTAACAGTATGGGCATCGCCACTTGTCCCTCTTCACATGGGGAAGACTGAAAATGCCGCCACAATGATAAAGGACCACTTTGGATTGCAACTACAGGTATACATATTACCTGCAATGAACTTTGTTTTGTCTTAATTTACATTGTATTATTTAGATTATAACACAATGTTCTACCTGATGTTGCACCTGCAGCCTCCTATTGGCCAGCAACGAGTAAATGAACTCGGTAAATGGGTGAGGAAAC
This window harbors:
- the LOC102707615 gene encoding GTP-binding protein BRASSINAZOLE INSENSITIVE PALE GREEN 2, chloroplastic — its product is MLSRARRLHPALRGILRPTPQPARPPPPPSSSPGPVFSQTPKPFFFPLLRCHLSSTPPPLEKSLAPVKVNSDLPAVNGNGLCPGCGIAMQSADPSLPGFFTLPSPKSPDYRARLAPVTADDTRISASLKSGKLREGQEASREGEAEAVAAEKEGRKEDKVVVCARCHSLRHYGVVKRPEAEPLLPDFDFVAAVGPRLASPSGARSLVLLLADASDFDGSFPRAVARLVAAAGEAHGSDWKHGAPANLPRALLVVTKLDLLPTPSLNPDDVHAWAHARARAGAGADLRLAGVHLVSAARGWGVHDLLGHVRQLAGPRGNVWAVGARNVGKSTLLNAIARCSGVEGPPTLTEAPVPGTTLDVIQVDGVLGSQAKLFDTPGLLHGHQLTSRLTREEQKLVRVSKEMRPRTYRLKTGQSVHIGGLVRLDIEDLTVGSVYVTVWASPLVPLHMGKTENAATMIKDHFGLQLQPPIGQQRVNELGKWVRKHFKVFGNSWDVNSVDIAIAGLGWFGIGLKGEAVLGLWTYDGVDVVARNSLVHERATIFEEAGFTVSKIVSQADSTANRLKNSKKINKKKDNKANPSPPADPESLKPAEVVDA